Proteins encoded in a region of the Phocoena phocoena chromosome X, mPhoPho1.1, whole genome shotgun sequence genome:
- the LOC136142091 gene encoding LOW QUALITY PROTEIN: U3 small nucleolar RNA-associated protein 25 homolog (The sequence of the model RefSeq protein was modified relative to this genomic sequence to represent the inferred CDS: deleted 1 base in 1 codon): MRCQALPASQTLSLIYPSPLPPSQDTSAPGRRYTEEGFKAAEVKTAAKRLPVRVSRKEAKPQTCQLSESLDTSSSESEAESEPEQVSGYNRLLATLKDVSKEDEEEEEEEDRVIDETEMNLEDGDSDISVEEETAVASTDMQKNAALPADPKGKDGHGPPGTSEESPEEFTDAKHESLFSLETNFLQEEREGNCSLKALQDPFAQHVNKELKEKEIQAVATNPKTTHQLKWPVLGQRVFSCRFRQLKPETFKPPKDIDLKSLHLQKPLESTWIKTNSQFLSGPPNSSSPFTPLQKELFLIMNSYRDLFYPERTALKNGEEIRHVYCLHVINHVLKANAQVLTNNSRCRSQKLGVGDDDDFRDQGLTRPKVPFREAALRVVQLFISLLEGDSKKKIIVSNKKRFNGEYGSESKERPPNLKRPEDYEAVFVGNIDDHFRTGVAILQRSIRLYAPFYSSDILIASPLGLRTIIGGEGEKKREFDFLSSIELLIIDQADISLMQNWEHVLHLMNHMDLLPLDSHGVDFSRVCMWSLNNWSKYYRQTLLSGALQDAQINSVFIKYCVDVQGQVAVRNVPMTGCISHVLVQLPHVFQRMEAENLASVIDARFNFFVNKILPQYRDAVMSHTLIYVPSYFDFVHLRNYFKKEELNFTHICEYAQKSGVSRARDFFLQGEKQFLLLTERFHFYKRYTITGIRNLIFYELPTYPHFYSEVCNVLQATTRGEEAAWTCTVLYSKYDAQRLAAVAGVERAAQMLQSKKNVHLFITGER, translated from the exons GGTTTCCAGAAAGGAAGCAAAACCACAGACTTGTCAACTGTCAGAGAGTTTAGATACTTCAAGTTCTGAAAGTGAAGCAGAGAGTGAACCAGAACAAGTTTCTGGTTACAACAGACTACTTGCCACATTAAAGGATGTTTCCAAGGaagatgaggaggaggaagaggaagaagaccGTGTTATAGATGAGACAGAAATGAATCTTGAAGATGGCGATAGTGACATCAGTGTGGAGGAAGAGACGGCAGTAGCATCTACTGACATGCAGAAGAATGCGGCCTTACCTGCTGACCCTAAGGGAAAAGATGGGCACGGGCCACCTGGCACATCAGAGGAATCCCCAGAGGAGTTTACAGACGCAAAACATGAGTCACTCTTCAGCCTAGAAACCAACTTTctccaagaggaaagagaaggcaacTGTTCTCTGAAAGCATTACAAGATCCATTTGCACAACATGTAaacaaagaactgaaagaaaaagagatccaGGCTGTTGCCACAAATCCCAAAACTACCCACCAGCTAAAATGGCCCGTCCTGGGCCAGCGTGTCTTTTCATGCAGGTTTCGACAGTTG AAACCGGAAACCTTTAAACCCCCAAAGGACATTGACTTAAAGTCACTTCATCTCCAGAAGCCTCTGGAATCCACCTGGATCAAGACCAACAGCCAGTTCCTCTCTGGTCCCCCAAATTCAAGTAGCCCCTTCACACCCCTCCAGAAAGAGCTCTTCTTAATTATGAATTCTTACCGGGACCTCTTCTACCCAGAAAGGACTGCCCTGAAGAATGGGGAAGAGATCCGCCACGTGTACTGCCTGCATGTGATAAATCACGTCCTCAAAGCCAATGCCCAGGTGCTTACCAACAACAGCAGATGCCGAAGCCAGAAACTTGGggtgggtgatgatgatgacttCAGGGACCAAGGGCTAACGAGGCCCAAGGTGCCATTCCGGGAAGCTGCTTTGCGGGTGGTACAGCTCTTCATCAGTCTTCTTGAGGGCGAcagcaagaagaaaataattgtaaGCAACAAAAAGAGGTTTAATGGAGAGTATGGCTCAGAATCCAAGGAGAGACCACCCAACCTGAAGAGGCCTGAGGATTATGAAGCTGTATTTGTCGGCAACATCGATGACCACTTCAGGACTGGAGTGGCAATACTGCAGAGAAGCATCCGACTTTATGCCCCCTTCTATTCGTCAGACATCCTCATTGCCTCCCCTCTGGGCTTGAGGACCATCATtggtggagaaggagagaagaagagagagtttGACTTTCTGTCTTCTATTGAGCTTCTCATCATTGATCAAGCTGACATTTCCCTGATGCAGAACTGGGAGCATGTTTTGCATTTGATGAACCACATGGACCTACTGCCCTTGGACTCACATGGGGTGGACTTTTCTCGAGTGTGCATGTGGAGCCTCAATAATTGGTCCAAGTACTATCGTCAGACGCTGCTGTCTGGGGCCCTGCAGGATGCCCAGATCAACTCTGTGTTCATCAAATACTGCGTCGATGTGCAAGGCCAGGTGGCTGTGAGGAACGTCCCGATGACAGGCTGCATCAGTCATGTCCTGGTGCAGCTCCCACATGTCTTCCAGAGGATGGAAGCTGAAAACCTAGCTTCAGTGATTGATGCCAGGTTTAACTTTTTTGTCAACAAGATTTTGCCTCAGTATCGTGATGCAGTCATGTCTCACACGCTTATCTACGTCCCCTCCTACTTTGACTTTGTGCATCTCCGAAATTACTTCAAGAAGGAGGAACTGAACTTCACTCATATCTGCGAGTACGCCCAGAAGTCTGGTGTCTCCAGGGCCAGAGACTTCTTCCTTCAAGGAGAGAAGCAGTTCCTGCTCCTCACAGAGCGCTTCCATTTCTACAAAAGATACACAATAACAGGCATCAGGAACCTGATTTTCTATGAACTGCCAACATATCCCCACTTCTACAGTGAAGTCTGTAACGTGCTGCAAGCCACCACCCGAGGAGAGGAAGCTGCCTGGACCTGCACTGTCCTCTACTCCAAGTACGATGCCCAGAGGTTGGCTGCTGTGGCCGGGGTGGAGCGGGCTGCACAGATGCTGCAGTCCAAGAAGAACGTCCACCTCTTCATTACTGGAGAGAGATGA